From Coffea arabica cultivar ET-39 chromosome 2e, Coffea Arabica ET-39 HiFi, whole genome shotgun sequence, the proteins below share one genomic window:
- the LOC140036150 gene encoding uncharacterized protein: MVVFKEVAFSNEKYLLITDSDGDSGDKGTKLLVHPPIQGSYSGKWPSHQYPELKNWSLDLPQDDGTKVHSLKSLIHDKEPRTTPFQTLGRRIIDGDAHWRPSLRLSGAFSYIENYWEWLEDILGRNKQELRENCLFDALYASLFTYDRNLHVLRAFCEAWCPDTNTLHTSVGELSLSLWDLHKLGGLPIIGGIYEEVIPCAEELTGVNEKKLRHIPQSCEYLFAALHHLQRGESNKAGVSADQWINFWFKGKTRYSKPKQRRIKRASRAQATQNPDGEIGQPRKFSSQDNGVFNTIGVKLHLREESYLAAFISCWLCVFVLPDEDPHYIRPSTFKMASMMAAGRKTCLAVPVLLSIYRGLDKISNSATPGCARAAFPVHYVYAWLASYFSTHYSTPNTMPGPTMTNYSGEGGARYFDENSARDLIHQGDKVTWGITSLVKNRNELFIDDGKLANLELSYFVSACSNYLVLHAEGDFLVEPYSPYRFARQFGFYQVPPQELGADVRSTNYDLSRILWRTAIRSKTESKILFPSYPLNASKHTSSGFQTWWSTVHDDYLLKGRDTLIKSIQSSGEQKRSKGKELANLNNLSKVDYSLEMKQKTVRNEKEILKSSNNKVATLEDLTPNEQFSKGTSVRLPSKIVKAIDHDSCNSHEEKRSEPFDEEDEQSTSTDQHWKRKKSKLDDQDLIFIDDGEPSQISVEGPTAFELLAKQVISSTQQMGASENSKKAVEDGNVIQQITPQKVEHMTPSAQKKLKIFDPPSWPRAPRVSEFCPQNVISTCRRDYIQMLWNNLRVMISQTALERMPALEMKANEIIEEMQSFNAADISNLQGLLKAFFANAARYVAVKSSLSNKIPAESYDELLSTATQHLRDAQSKERQQAEKISTHMLKLKEIDREEVELRKRLEFLDTHRKETLSLLREEQDDLTRVQGVMVDLQNEVRKIENSPPLLAEESQTLDKMQALLESNQKELSSFEF, encoded by the exons ATGGTGGTGTTCAAGGAAGTCGCTTTTTcaaacgaaaagtatctccttATCACTGACAGCGATGGTGACTCCGGTGACAAAGGAACGAAATTATTAGTGCATCCCCCTATACAAGGAAGTTACTCAGGTAAGTGGCCTTCTCACCAGTACCCAGAGTTAAAGAATTGGTCACTCGACCTTCCTCAAGATGATGGCACGAAGGTTCACTCCTTGAAATCCCTTATTCATGATAAGGAGCCAAGGACAACTCCTTTTCAGACCCTTGGCAGGCGGATCATAGATGGAGATGCACATTGGCGTCCTTCCTTGAGACTCAGTGGTGCATTCAGTTACATCGAGAATTATTGGGAGTGGTTGGAGGATATTCTCGGCAGGAACAAACAAGAACTCCGTGAAAATTGCTTGTTTGATGCCTTATATGCTTCGCTTTTCACATATGATAGGAACCTCCATGTACTTAGAGCATTCTGCGAGGCGTGGTGTCCGGACACTAATACCTTGCATACATCTGTTGGAGAACTGTCTCTTTCACTTTGGGACTTGCACAAGTTGGGGGGACTTCCAATCATCGGGGGTATCTATGAAGAGGTAATCCCATGCGCGGAGGAGCTAACTGGGGttaatgaaaagaaattaaggCATATTCCACAAAGTTGTGAGTATCTGTTCGCAGCCTTACATCATCTCCAACGTGGGGAATCCAACAAAGCTGGAGTTTCTGCTGACCAGTGgattaatttctggtttaaaggCAAAACCAGGTACTCAAAGCCAAAGCAGAGAAGGATAAAGAGGGCATCTCGTGCTCAAGCAACCCAAAATCCGGATGGCGAAATTGGACAACCGCGcaaattttcaagtcaagaCAATGGTGTATTTAATACCATCGGAGTTAAACTTCACTTGCGAGAAGAGAGTTATCTTGCAGCATTTATATCTTGCTGGCTCTGTGTCTTTGTTTTACCAGATGAGGACCCCCACTATATTAGACCATCTACTTTCAAAATGGCTAGTATGATGGCTGCCGGTCGTAAGACTTGCCTTGCTGTTCCTGTCCTGCTAAGCATATACCGTGGGCTtgataaaatttcaaactcaGCTACCCCAGGATGTGCACGTGCGGCCTTTCCGGTGCACTACGTATATGCTTGGTTAGCGAGTTATTTCTCTACCCATTATTCGACTCCAAATACCATGCCTGGACCTACCATGACCAACTATTCTGGAGAGGGTGGCGCACGATACTTTGATGAAAATAGTGCTCGCGACCTCATTCATCAGGGAGATAAAGTAACTTGGGGAATCACTTCTCTTGTGAAGAATCGCAATGAACTCTTTATTGACGATGGCAAACTAGCAAATCTCGAACTAAGTTATTTTGTAAGCGCCtgctcaaattacttagttttgcaTGCTGAAGGGGATTTCCTTGTTGAGCCATATAGTCCATATAGATTCGCGCGACAATTCGGGTTTTATCAAGTTCCTCCACAGGAACTCGGGGCAGATGTGCGTTCCACAAATTATGACTTGAGTCGAATACTCTGGCGCACTGCTATTCGTAGTAAAACAGAGTCAAAGATACTTTTTCCTAGCTATCCCTTGAATGCTAGCAAGCACACATCTTCAGGCTTTCAAACATGGTGGTCTACGGTACATGATGATTACCTCCTCAAAGGGCGTGATACTTTGATTAAGAGTATCCAATCAAGTGGGGAGCAGAAGAGGTCAAAAGGGAAGGAACTTGCAAATCTGAACAATCTCTCCAAGGTTGACTACAGTCTTGAGATGAAGCAAAAGACTGTGAGAAACGagaaggaaattttgaagaGTTCAAACAACAAGGTTGCTACCCTTGAGGACCTTACCCCTAATGAACAATTTTCGAAGGGTACTTCAGTTCGTCTTCCCTCAAAAATTGTGAAAGCCATTGATCATGATTCTTGCAATTCACATGAGGAGAAGAGGAGCGAGCCTTTTGATGAGGAGGATGAGCAATCCACTAGCACGGACCAGCATTGGAAGCGCAAGAAGTCCAAG TTGGATGATCAAGActtgatcttcattgatgatggaGAACCAAGTCAAATATCAGTTGAAGGACCTACTGCATTTGAACTTTTGGCCAAACAAGTGATCAGTTCTACCCAACAAATGGGTGCTAGTGAGAATTCCAAAAAGGCAGTAGAGGATGGAAATGTGATTCAGCAAATCACGCCACAGAAGGTGGAACATATGACTCCATCGGCCcaaaagaaactcaaaattttcgaTCCACCATCGTGGCCAAGGGCACCTCGAGTATCTGAATTTTGCCCCCAAAATGTGATCTCAACATGCCGTCGAGACTATATCCAAATGTTGTGGAATAACTTGAGGGTGATGATATCTCAAACAGCCTTAGAGCGCATGCCTGCACTTGAAATGAAAGCCAACGAAATCATAGAGGAAATGCAAAGCTTCAATGCCGCGGATATCTCAAATTTGCAAGGCCTTTTAAAGGCTTTCTTTGCAAATGCAGCTCGTTACGTTGCAGTGAAATCTTCTCTCTCAAATAAAATTCCAGCTGAATCATATGATGAGTTGCTTTCTACGGCTACCCAACATCTTAGAGACGCTCAGAGTAAGGAGAGACAACAGGCAGAGAAGATCTCAACACACATGTTGAAGCTTAAGGAGATTGATCGCGAGGAAGTAGAGTTGAGGAAGCGACTTGAGTTCTTGGATACTCACAGGAAGGAGACGCTTTCACTGCTACGAGAAGAGCAAGATGATCTTACCCGAGTGCAAGGCGTGATGGTCGACTTACAAAATGAAGTTCGAAAGATCGAGAATTCCCCGCCCCTACTTGCTGAGGAGAGTCAAACTTTGGACAAGATGCAAGCGTTACTTGAAAGCAACCAAAAGGAGCTGTCGTCATTTGAATTCTAG
- the LOC113731935 gene encoding ras-related protein RABA2a, which translates to MARRPDEEYDYLFKVVLIGDSGVGKSNLLSRFTRNEFCLESKSTIGVEFATRTLQVEGRTIKAQIWDTAGQERYRAITSAYYRGALGALLVYDVTKPTTFDNVSRWLKELRDHADSNIVIMLIGNKTDLKHLRAVATEDAQSFAEKEGLAFIETSALEATNVEKAFQTILGDIYRIISKKSLASDESAPASIKEGQTLVVGADETNAKKACCSS; encoded by the exons ATGGCGAGGAGACCGGACGAGGAATACGACTACCTATTCAAGGTGGTATTAATCGGCGATTCCGGGGTAGGCAAATCCAATTTGCTCTCCCGATTCACCAGGAACGAATTCTGCTTGGAATCCAAATCCACCATCGGCGTCGAATTCGCCACCCGCACCCTTCAG GTTGAGGGAAGGACTATAAAAGCTCAGATTTGGGACACAGCTGGCCAGGAGAGATACAGAGCCATTACAAGTGCCTATTACAGAGGTGCTCTCGGAGCTCTTCTGGTTTATGACGTGACAAAACCAACCACCTTTGACAATGTCAGCAGGTGGCTGAAGGAGCTGAGGGACCATGCAGATTCCAACATTGTCATCATGCTCATTGGAAACAAGACTGACCTGAAGCATCTCCGAGCAGTTGCTACAGAGGATGCTCAAAGCTTTGCTGAGAAGGAAGGCCTTGCTTTTATTGAAACATCTGCTTTAGAAGCAACAAATGTAGAGAAGGCTTTTCAGACAATACTTGGAGACATATATCGTATAATTAGTAAGAAGTCGCTTGCTTCTGATGAGTCAGCGCCCGCAAGCATCAAAGAAGGACAAACTTTAGTTGTGGGAGCCGATGAGACCAACGCCAAGAAGGCTTGCTGTTCATCATAA
- the LOC113731936 gene encoding ras-related protein RABD1, producing MSNEYDYLFKLLLIGDSSVGKSCLLLRFADDSYVDSYISTIGVDFKIRTVELDGKTIKLQIWDTAGQERFRTITSSYYRGAHGIIIVYDVTEMESFNNVKQWLNEIDRYANDSVCKLLVGNKCDLVENKVVDTQTAKAFADELGIPFLETSAKDSINVEQAFLTMASEIKKKMGNQPSASKKATSTVQIKGQPIEQKSNCCG from the exons ATGAGTAACGAATA CGATTATTTGTTCAAGCTACTTCTAATCGGCGACTCATCTGTCGGCAAATCTTGTCTTCTTCTCCGATTCGCT GATGACTCTTACGTGGATAGTTACATCAGCACTATCGGAGTTGATTTT AAAATTAGGACTGTGGAGCTGGATGGAAAGACAATCAAGCTGCAAATT TGGGATACTGCTGGCCAGGAGCGTTTCAGGACTATAACCAGCAGCTACTATCGTGGAGCTCATGGAATAATA ATTGTGTATGATGTAACGGAGATGGAAAGCTTCAACAACGTTAAGCAGTGGTTGAATGAGATTGATAGATATGCTAATGATAGCGTGTGCAAGCTTCTGGTGGGGAACAAATGCGATTTAGTTGAGAACAAGGTTGTTGATACCCAGACTGCAAAG gCATTTGCAGATGAGCTAGGGATCCCATTTCTTGAGACCAGTGCGAAGGATTCTATTAATGTGGAGCAGGCTTTCTTAACTATGGCTAGCGAGATTAAGAAAAA AATGGGTAACCAGCCATCTGCAAGCAAGAAGGCAACAAGCACTGTTCAGATTAAGGGGCAGCCAATTGAGCAGAAAAGCAACTGTTGTGGTTAA
- the LOC140036867 gene encoding glucuronoxylan 4-O-methyltransferase 1-like, protein MRPKTQNSLNIKLLTLGVFIAFFLLFVLRSSFSSSNQSPIPTLPRPLSGPLKDEKVSNCSPSCNKIPSTLAQAIIHYSTSSIIPQQTLKEISVTSKILEKKSPCNFLVFGLGHDSLMWSALNSGGRTIFLEEDESWIEQIKRRFPMLESYHVSYDSKVNQADELLEVGKGPECTPVADPRYSMCQLALKGLPSEVYEIKWDLIMVDAPTGYYDEAPGRMTAIYTAGMMARNREDGVTDVFVHDVNRDVEDKFSRAFLCDAYVKKQEGRIRHFRIPSYRSNLNQPFCP, encoded by the coding sequence ATGAGGCCTAAGACCCAAAATTCCCTTAACATAAAGCTTCTAACGCTTGGCGTTTTTATcgcttttttccttctctttgtCTTGAGATCAAGCTTTTCATCCTCCAATCAAAGTCCAATCCCAACTCTTCCAAGACCCTTGAGTGGTCCTTTGAAAGATGAGAAGGTTTCAAACTGTTCGCCGTCTTGCAACAAAATCCCATCCACCTTAGCTCAAGCTATCATTCACTATTCAACCTCCTCCATCATTCCACAGCAAACGCTCAAAGAGATCTCAGTAACCTCCAAGATTTTGGAGAAGAAGTCCCCTTGTAATTTCCTTGTGTTCGGGCTAGGCCACGACAGCCTTATGTGGAGCGCACTCAACTCTGGTGGACGGACTATTTTCCTCGAAGAAGACGAGTCCTGGATTGAGCAAATTAAGAGAAGATTTCCAATGCTAGAGTCGTATCATGTTAGCTATGATAGCAAAGTGAATCAGGCAGATGAGCTGTTGGAGGTGGGCAAAGGGCCCGAGTGCACACCTGTTGCTGATCCCAGATACTCAATGTGCCAGCTTGCCTTAAAGGGCTTGCCTAGTGAAGTTTATGAGATAAAATGGGATTTGATCATGGTTGATGCTCCAACAGGTTACTATGACGAAGCTCCAGGGAGAATGACAGCCATATACACAGCCGGGATGATGGCGAGGAATCGAGAAGATGGAGTAACTGATGTTTTTGTGCATGACGTGAATAGAGATGTTGAAGATAAGTTCTCCAGGGCCTTCTTGTGTGATGCATACGTGAAGAAACAAGAAGGAAGGATAAGGCATTTTAGAATCCCAAGTTATAGGAGTAACTTGAACCAGCCCTTCTGCCCGTGA